Genomic window (Maylandia zebra isolate NMK-2024a linkage group LG11, Mzebra_GT3a, whole genome shotgun sequence):
ACACTGATATTAGGAACTAGATTTTACGCTAGTCATCTCTTCTGATGGGTAGTTATTGTTGTAGGCCAGACATTTAgcatgggtttgtttgtttttggctacCTATTTTACAAAATTCTTAATATAAGCCACCCATtccttcagggtttttttttacataaaatataATGTGCCAACTCACTATTCTGCATGTAGTAGCATAGATTTGTAGTTAACCAGACAGGTGTACGGCAGGGTGGGAGGCAGGCCAGCCCTGCAGCAAGGGGCTGCTTCACACGCTGGCCTTTGCAGCAGAAGGCATAGCAGCACTGACAATCTGTAGTCCTGAAGAGCCAGGTGGGCACTTTGTCAAAAATAGAAAGAGCATGAAGAACTGGCGGTGAAGATTAAAAATAGTCCAAAGATCTAGTgaaagttaattaaaaaaagaacgtTCAGGTCATTAATCTGGTGTTTTTTATGACTATGACACCACGGTGACCGAGGCGCATTATTGGACAAAGCTGTTTCATGTCCTGATTTTAGCTCACATGTGAACTTCAGTAAAAGTAATGGTTGTTATGCTCTTAGTTTGATAATGCTCACAGAATACATTCATCCAATTAATTATTAAGCAGTGCTGCACTTAGATACATTTCAGACTTTTAACAGCTCATTAGGCAGTCATCTGAGCTAACAGGCTTGTTGAGAATTTCCCCTTTCTTAACAAGTAATCAAATTGAAAATCTCAACTATATGTATCCATTTGTGACAATGTTGGTTGTGACAAATGGAtaatgctgtgtttgttttatggtTTTATGTTCTTGCAGCATACaaagagaagatgaaggagCTGTCTGTCCTCTCCCTCATCTGCTCCTGCTTCTACCCAGAGCCACGCAATAAGCTTGTGTGTGACTTTGAAGGTACAAAATCAGCTGAATcatggattttcttttaaattaaacaagCTAACTCCATGTTGATGATTTCTTTCAGATTTTAGACAAAAAATACGTATCATTGGACTGATACAGTAATATGTCTTGACTTTGCTACCATTAGCATTGTAATTGTGTCATTTACAGACATGGAGGTGAAACCTATAAACAAGCGGGCCTCGGGTCAGGCTTTTGAGGTGATTCTCAAgcctcagtctccagtgtcagaTGTAGCCCACAACCTTCCCTCACCCCCAAAGAGGGATATCTCCTTGGACGACATTGAGAAGAAACTCGAGGCAGCTGAAGAACGGAGGAAGGTGAGTATATTGCATCGATGTCAACAAGCTTTAGGTGTTTAAactgtaaaacaaaagaaatctttGAGACATTTAACTATGGAAAATGAATAATTCATGTTACAAGATGGAGGTGCAAATGATTCAATTTGAATACTTCTGTATATTCAGTACCAAGAGGCCCAGGTGCTGAGGGCTTTGGCAGAAAAGCGAGAACATGAGAGGGACGTGTTGCTAAAGGCTATGGAAGAGAACAGTAATTTCAGCAAGATGGCTGAGGAGAAGCTCCAGATGAAGATGGAGCAGATCAAGGAGAACCGTGAAGCCCACCTGGCGGCCATGATGGAGCGCCTACAAGAGAAGGTGAGTCGTCAGCTTTATCAGAACTAAAAGCATATGAAAGGGGCTGGGCAGCGTCCTGATGAGTAATCATTCTCACTGTGCTGTTGTGACGTTTCCAGGAGAAACACGCGGCTGTGGTGCGCAGAAACAAAGAGCTGAGGGAAGAGCTGACAGCATGAGCCTCACACGAGTCCAGACTTCCATCCACCCAGTCCTGTCCCCTTCCTCGGTAGAGCCTTCACCCTCTTCGTAACAGACACTCAACCCTGGAGGCTGAGAGGTTCAAGGACCTCACCACTATATCACAACCCACCATGCCACCAGTACTCACTATTATCAGTATTATCAGTGGATATAAACATGAATAACACTCATCTTGAGAATTGAATGGTTTTGTTGATTTAAGAGAAATTGAAAGAATATGGGTTTTATTGGCTTTAATTTTGTCAGTActtttatctatctatctatctatctatctatctatctatctatctatctatctatctatctatctatctatctatctatctatctatctatctatctatctatctatctatctatctatctatctatctatctatctaatattttctttgtctttgattAATGTTCAGTTCTTGAAGTTTGACTCTGCGACCATTTTCTTGTGGAAGCTCTCAGTGGTGTGAGTTGGCTGTAGACAGGCATTTGCATTGATTCCCGATGATGTCCTGATAATGATGTTTTTTGCTGTGTCTTTTGTGAAGAATGACGGTTGGTGTTTCCAGACTACAGACTCCTCAAGATATCAACGTATCTCATCTGTATCTCCCTCACGCGCACCTACTCATTCTCAACACGCACACTTGGAACTTAACAATAATCGAATCCCCACAGATACATAGAAGTCCACTTCCTCTGAAATGAGCTCAATAGGTGCTTTATTGTTATTAAGAATGTCTATGCCCAATGGGAGCAACTGTTTATACACTTGCAGATTACCACTTTACCCCGACGGCGCCATTTTTCGATGAATCCATCGTTACCCAAACGAATAGCTTTGTTAAGAACACGGTATTGGGAATGAACCTTATAAAGTTGTGAATGTTATGACACCATACTGGTATCATGCATAGTGTCTTGGACAGTAGAATGTGCTGTTGCTCCCATCTTGATATTGATAGTGTGAACATTACGTatgtctgtgtgggtgtgtgtgaatgaagaATTACCTTGAGGCATCATCAGCACCTTCTCTCATTTAGGGGGTTAGATAGAGAATGGATGCAGGATGCTTTACATTCAGCACACTAAACTAGTCTCTTTTTAATATACAGTACCACTGATATCTGCCTGCATCTTCTGCTGCTTGTTTTTCTCCCTCCATCTATTTCTCTGTGAAAGCTTTGCTGAATAAAAGTTTGGGGTTCTGTGAACATGGCATGCACCATCTGAAACTTTTCTGTAAACTGCCAAATAAAAGAACCAGTTATCTACACATCCTGAGAATCTTCCTGTAAATTTGTATTCTAATCTGATTTTAATAgagttttaacatttttattattgcaGTGTTTAGAGTAGTTAAAATGTACAGATATGtaattgatcatcagcaagtatgagcacctctataaaagcagagggttttatttttacagttggATGGTCTGGAGCagttgtgtgttaacacaatgccaaggaCGAAAAACATCAGCTATGATTTGGGAATGGTCATGAGGTCGTTTCTGAAAAATTTAAAGTGGAGAGAAGCCGTCAAAGTGGAGATGGTTTACCATAATGCACAGCCCCATATttggcaaaaataaaatacagaacatCAACACAAACATTTTATACCAACTGTGAAGCCCGACAGTGGCGGTgtaatgatttgggcttgttttacaTTTGTAGGACCTGAGCATCTAGGCTCTCCTTTGTATGCCAAAGTTTTCTAGAGACAAATAACGCTAAAGGCTGGCCAAAATTGGTTGGTGCAACAGGGCAATGATCCTAAGGAGAgctatatgtctgtgaaggttctcagtcatccaggtcatcgtagtcaaaggagcttggaaagaaaagcgtctggacttctatgagttgcttgaagacgtttcacctctcatctgagaagcttcttcagttctaaggtcaaatagtggagagtcccagatttaaacccagtgggagtttccccccaaagagggacaaaggaccccctgatgatcctctacctaatcacatgagccaaggtgtgaaagcgggtgtgggttacaatcagccagggttttgggtgagctcatcgtgaaacctggcccctccctatcatgtgatttcctgatgtcagatggcccaggatgtgagtgggtgttaaggcgtctgggaagggatctcaaaactggattatagatggcagagagttggtgtcgtaaaccaccgcctctgttcaaagatggtcgctcacagtggacgtaaatggcttctttcactcatctttcaaaccatctgtcctctctgtccaaaatgtgaacattggcatccttgaaagagtgacctttgtcctttagatgcagatggacagctgagtcttgtcctgtggaggtggctcttctgggggttgtttggtctctccgatgtggaggtctgggcattcctcgctgcactgtacagcatacaccacattgttaagtttgtgtttaggagCTTTGTCTTTCAGGTGAACCAgcttttgtctgagtgtgttgctgggtctgaaatgcaccgggatgtcgtgcttggagagaACCCTCCTGAGTTTCTCGGATACACcagctacataggggatgacaatgttgttgcgtctgtctttcttatcctccctcgctggtgtctgatcttctttcctgtgcatctttgctgactttataaaCGCCCAATTAGGATAACCGCATGTTttaagtgcttcctttacatgtgtgtgttccttctttttcccttcaggcttagagggaacatgttctgcccggtggtgtagggtcctaattactccaagtttgtgttccagagggtgatgggagtcaaagaggaggtactggtccgtgtgtgtgggcttccggtaaacttcaatGTTGAGGTTGCCTTTCAAGGTCTTGAAGGCAAgttataactttctttttgcaaATCTACAAAGGAGTGGCGGAAAAAGACATCATGGTGCTTCTGTATGGAATTATATTTATGACATAACACATGCAcgagcaaaaacatttcaggGACACAATTACATTCCAATCCACCCAGCAACGCGCACAAAGAAGCCATCGTGCACGCTAGCTGCTTTGCACGTGCTGCTACAATTTTACGCTCTGGCGGGTGCTCTGTGGAGAAAGCCTGCTTACACACACCCTGCTAAACCAACACGTACGCGCTCGCTAAACTTACTTTCGACTGTCTGGAGGCGGAACCCAACGGATGACGGATCCTAATGTGATTGGTCAATATGATGGACACTTCAGCTTACTTGTTTAACTGAATTACACTGTGACGGCGACACTGTCTTAAACTGTATTtgtttacaatttaaaaaacaaaacttgtcaAATTGGTTATCAACAGTTATTGTTTGCTGTGCAGCAGTGGAAATAGTGGGGAAAAAACGGTTATTCCATATATGGGAAACGCAGTGCCCTACTAAGGCATTTTCACCATGTGCACTTATTCTTTTGTGCCCGTGGAGGGGACAGCATATGATTCACATGATTTCTGTACTCATCATATCACTTGGGAGCATCGTGTCCTCTCTGGAGAGAAATATTTCATCACACGTTGTGTTAAACTGCAGTAAACCTTCCCTAAGGTTTGGGCCCAGTTTTCCACAACACAGTGCCATAACTGAGCCACCAGCTCTGGGGGGTTGAATTCTTCTAACTGTACTTAAGCTTTccaccagcaggtggcagtgtcAGATTTATTTGGGACCAGAACcctcccaaaacaaaacaaaaccctacAACccttcaaaactggaacaaaatatataatatgCTAAACAGGAATATAGGCAACAATATTAACAGTATTACTGACTGGCTGAATTAGAATATTAGATTCCCTAAAATCTGCTGTTGACATTTTAGTTTTCATAAtctga
Coding sequences:
- the stmn2a gene encoding stathmin-2a; this translates as MAKTATAYKEKMKELSVLSLICSCFYPEPRNKLVCDFEDMEVKPINKRASGQAFEVILKPQSPVSDVAHNLPSPPKRDISLDDIEKKLEAAEERRKYQEAQVLRALAEKREHERDVLLKAMEENSNFSKMAEEKLQMKMEQIKENREAHLAAMMERLQEKEKHAAVVRRNKELREELTA